Below is a window of Fuerstiella sp. DNA.
TGGTTCTGAGCGTTGTTATGCTGTATCAGCATACGCTGGTGAGTCCCGGTGATCTTGATCGGGTTAATACCGCATTCTTTGGTGTGAATGCGATCGTGAGCTTCGGTATTCTGGTCCTGGGTTGCCTGGACGTCTGGCTGCGTCACGAGTAAATAAATTTTCAATGGCGCATTTAAGTTCTACCTGGATCGTCAGCCAACATGTCGACAATTGCTGCGTCAAAACTTGACTCCATCACCGACAGAATCAAACAGGGCGAGCGTTTGACGTTTGATGATGGTCTCTATCTGGAAAAAGAAGCCGACCTTCACGCGCTGGGGCGACTGGCAAATCTGGTACGTCAAAAAAAGAACGGCAATGTCGCCTGGTACAATACCAACATTCATCTCAATCCAACCAATGTCTGTGTCTATCGATGTCGATTCTGTGCGTTTCGGGCAGATCTGAAAGATGAAAAGGCATATACCTTTTCTGATGAAATGCTGCGTGAACGCATTCTGGAGGGACAGGCCAGCGGCGCGACGGAAATACATGTTGTCGGCGGTCTGCACCATCGGAAGAAATTCGACTGGTATGTGAATGTGATTCACACGCTTCATCAGACATGTCCGGAAATCCACATCAAGGCCTGGACTCCTGTTGAAATCCACTGGTTCAGCTTTATTACGAAGAAGCCCGTCGAATGGATTCTGGAGCAAATGATTGATGCGGGGCTGGGCAGTATGCCGGGCGGCGGTGCGGAAATCTTTGATCCGGAGGTACGCAGTCAGATCTGCGAACATAAAGCGGATTCGAGCGTGTGGTTTGACGTGCATCGTGCGGCCCACCAGCTGGGGTTAAGGTCCAACGCCACGATGCTGTATGGCCATGTTGAAGATACGTCACACCGCATTGATCATTTGTTACGTCTGCGTGAACTGCAGGACGAAACCGGCGGATTCCAGACATATATTCCGCTGGCATTCCATCCTGAAAATACCGAACTGGATCATATCCAAAAACCGGATGCCCTGTTTGATCTGCGGATGGTAGCCGTTGCGCGTCTCATGCTCGACAATTTTGACCATGTGAAGGCGTACTGGATTATGATGGGGGAGCAGACTGCTCAGCTGGCTCTGAGCTACGGAGCCGACGATCTTGACGGTACAGTGGTGCACGAACTGATCTACCACGATGCAGGAGCAGAAACGCCGGAGGGGAAAACAGTGGAGCAGCTTCATCATCTCATCCGAGAGGCCGGTTGTGAACCGGTTGAGCGGGACACGCTGTATCGCAGAGTGATTCGAGACGGACGGAACTGGTCTGTTGCTTCCGTACAATAAGCTGCATTGCAAAAGGCAATAGTCAGAATCCTGTCAAAACGAGGGAACACATCGCAGGATCGGAAATGACCAATGCATTATGACGACCCGTCGTCGCCGAAGGCGGGTTCCGCGGTCACACAATCGATCGAAAAGACGAGTGATCGTCAGAGGCCTGGGAGGGTTGTTGGCTGGTGCGATGGCTTCCGAATTGAATCGTTTCACCGGAAACTCAATCTGTGAGTTACTCAATGGTACCGCGGCGCGCTCAGCAGGTACGTACTGTGCAACGGGGTCAGGGGGGCAGACGGGTACGTGATCAGACCGGCAGCGGCATCATTTGACAGGACAACACAGCTGAAATCGTATCCGGTCGATAATTTGCGGTTTGCTACAGAACTCCGTATGGGAATAACAGTGTTGGCACAGCCACGGTTTTAGACCGGGACCCTGTGCAAAATACATCCTGACGCGATTACACGGAATAACTGTGGTGCTGACAGAGAGCATATCGAAAGCTTCTGCAGCCGGAGAGGGCTCCAAATGAGCCGTCATCGTTCGCATTGATCGCCCGATGTGGAATCGATGATCGCAGGCGGTTACCTTTCCAC
It encodes the following:
- the mqnE gene encoding aminofutalosine synthase MqnE, which translates into the protein MSTIAASKLDSITDRIKQGERLTFDDGLYLEKEADLHALGRLANLVRQKKNGNVAWYNTNIHLNPTNVCVYRCRFCAFRADLKDEKAYTFSDEMLRERILEGQASGATEIHVVGGLHHRKKFDWYVNVIHTLHQTCPEIHIKAWTPVEIHWFSFITKKPVEWILEQMIDAGLGSMPGGGAEIFDPEVRSQICEHKADSSVWFDVHRAAHQLGLRSNATMLYGHVEDTSHRIDHLLRLRELQDETGGFQTYIPLAFHPENTELDHIQKPDALFDLRMVAVARLMLDNFDHVKAYWIMMGEQTAQLALSYGADDLDGTVVHELIYHDAGAETPEGKTVEQLHHLIREAGCEPVERDTLYRRVIRDGRNWSVASVQ